In Cedecea neteri, a single genomic region encodes these proteins:
- the yccA gene encoding FtsH protease modulator YccA: MDRIITSSRDRSSLLSTHKVLRNTYFLLSLTLAFSALTATASTVLMLPSPGLILTLVGMYGLMFLTYKTADKPVGILSAFAFTGFLGYILGPMLNAYLSAGMGDVIGLALGGTALVFFSCSAYVLTTRKDMSFLGGMLMAGVVVVLIGMVANIFLQLPALHLAISAVFILISSGAILFETSNIIRGGETNYIRATVSLYVSLYNIFVSLLSILGFASRD; the protein is encoded by the coding sequence ATGGATCGCATTATTACCTCCTCGCGTGACCGTTCGTCACTGCTCAGCACCCACAAGGTGCTACGTAATACCTATTTCCTGCTGAGTTTAACGCTGGCATTTTCCGCGTTGACGGCAACCGCCAGCACCGTACTGATGTTGCCTTCTCCAGGGCTGATTCTGACGCTGGTGGGTATGTACGGCCTGATGTTCCTGACCTACAAAACTGCGGATAAACCGGTGGGCATTTTGTCTGCATTCGCCTTTACCGGCTTCCTGGGCTATATCCTGGGGCCAATGCTGAATGCTTATCTGTCCGCAGGCATGGGCGATGTTATTGGTCTGGCGCTGGGCGGTACCGCGCTGGTCTTCTTTAGCTGTTCCGCTTATGTGCTGACTACTCGTAAAGACATGTCCTTCCTCGGCGGCATGCTGATGGCGGGCGTAGTGGTTGTGCTGATTGGTATGGTGGCTAACATCTTCCTGCAGCTCCCGGCCCTGCATCTGGCGATCAGTGCGGTGTTTATCCTGATCTCTTCTGGCGCCATCCTGTTTGAGACCAGCAACATCATCCGCGGCGGCGAAACAAACTACATTCGCGCGACCGTAAGCCTGTATGTTTCTCTTTACAACATCTTCGTTAGCCTGCTGAGCATCCTTGGTTTTGCCAGCCGCGACTAA
- a CDS encoding response regulator: MKNKRVLVIEDDADAANVLEAYLKREGYSVSVVGDGLAGMNTVVTWKPDLILLDVMLPGMNGTEILAAVRRKGNTPVIMITAMGEPYDKIGALRYGADDYVVKPYNPGEVMARVQAVLRRSQANQLPAEDVLRWGPLEVDVTNLAAQVLHEGLSPLRLDLTLTEFSILKTLMRASTRPLSRQFLLEECLPESDALERVVDTHVYNLRKKLEAAGVDNLILNVRGIGYRFCKP, from the coding sequence ATGAAAAATAAACGGGTCCTGGTGATTGAAGACGACGCCGATGCGGCAAATGTGTTAGAGGCCTATCTTAAACGCGAAGGCTATAGCGTTTCGGTGGTAGGGGATGGCCTGGCAGGTATGAACACGGTGGTAACCTGGAAGCCCGATCTTATTTTGCTGGACGTCATGCTCCCCGGGATGAACGGTACGGAAATCCTTGCGGCCGTCAGGCGAAAGGGCAATACGCCGGTCATCATGATCACCGCCATGGGCGAACCCTATGACAAGATCGGCGCTTTACGTTATGGCGCCGATGATTATGTGGTCAAGCCCTACAATCCCGGCGAAGTCATGGCCAGGGTGCAGGCCGTGCTCAGGCGCAGCCAGGCCAACCAACTCCCTGCAGAGGATGTTTTACGCTGGGGTCCACTGGAGGTTGATGTCACCAATTTGGCGGCGCAGGTGTTGCATGAGGGCCTTTCTCCCCTTCGCCTGGACTTAACGCTCACCGAGTTTTCTATTTTGAAAACGCTAATGCGTGCCTCGACGAGGCCGCTCAGCCGCCAGTTTTTGCTCGAAGAGTGCCTCCCGGAAAGCGACGCTCTGGAGCGAGTGGTGGACACGCATGTCTATAACTTAAGGAAAAAGCTTGAGGCGGCGGGAGTTGATAATCTCATTCTGAACGTGCGCGGCATTGGCTACAGGTTCTGCAAACCATGA
- a CDS encoding MipA/OmpV family protein: MLTKKSTKYIIAPLIISSISSSYASEFNSDETMTTFGLGAISSPRYSGANEQSASVIPLIHIQKNNIFFDSMNGLGIHLQSDNGLYFEPTLGYDAGRTDKNSGWRKGSNKLKGMGDISSTVNSGIALGWAVAPWLVLEGKTTLPLNDGQGVSYSTAINYIPVMNEDNSLTFQASALFGDARYINTWYGVNEQQHSRSGFSRYSSAGGFYGTDTSLTLTHQFSEHWGGLFSLSYAWLDKKASNSPIVMRKDGTTGLLAINYTF; encoded by the coding sequence ATGTTAACGAAGAAAAGCACAAAATACATAATTGCACCGCTGATAATCTCCAGTATTTCATCATCGTATGCAAGTGAATTTAACTCTGATGAAACTATGACAACCTTTGGCCTTGGCGCTATATCCTCGCCGCGATACAGCGGAGCTAATGAACAAAGCGCAAGTGTTATTCCATTGATACATATTCAGAAGAACAATATATTTTTTGATTCCATGAATGGGCTTGGCATTCATCTTCAAAGTGATAATGGCTTATATTTCGAGCCAACATTAGGCTACGATGCAGGCCGCACGGATAAAAATTCAGGCTGGCGAAAAGGTTCAAATAAACTTAAAGGCATGGGGGATATCTCGTCTACGGTCAATTCTGGCATTGCGCTTGGCTGGGCAGTCGCCCCCTGGCTGGTTTTAGAAGGTAAAACAACGCTGCCGTTAAATGATGGTCAGGGCGTATCTTATTCCACAGCAATTAATTACATTCCTGTTATGAACGAAGATAATTCGCTAACATTTCAGGCCAGCGCGTTATTCGGTGATGCTCGTTACATAAATACCTGGTATGGGGTCAACGAACAGCAACACAGCCGTTCAGGTTTCTCACGCTACAGCAGCGCCGGCGGGTTTTACGGCACGGACACCAGCCTGACGCTGACCCATCAGTTCAGCGAACACTGGGGAGGCTTGTTTAGCCTGAGCTATGCCTGGCTTGATAAGAAGGCCTCTAACAGCCCCATCGTCATGAGAAAAGACGGTACGACCGGTCTGCTTGCCATCAATTATACTTTCTGA
- the yccX gene encoding acylphosphatase: protein MMNTEKQCVKCWVHGMVQGVGFRYSTQREGEKLGLTGYARNLDDGSVEVVACGEAEQVEKLLAWLKAGGPRSARVDKVLTEPHQPEREWVNFGIRY from the coding sequence ATGATGAATACAGAAAAACAGTGCGTGAAGTGTTGGGTACACGGTATGGTTCAGGGCGTGGGCTTTCGTTACAGCACTCAGCGTGAGGGCGAAAAGCTTGGCTTAACCGGCTATGCCCGTAACCTGGATGATGGCAGCGTGGAGGTGGTGGCCTGCGGAGAGGCGGAGCAGGTTGAAAAGCTGCTGGCGTGGCTAAAAGCCGGCGGGCCACGCAGCGCAAGGGTTGATAAAGTTCTGACTGAACCACATCAACCCGAACGCGAATGGGTCAACTTTGGTATCCGCTACTAG
- a CDS encoding carbonate dehydratase, whose translation MLRKNPSGHLPQVSPKAYIDPTAVICGRVIIHDYVYVGPYAVIRADELNAEGDMDPIVIHSHSNIQDGVVIHSKSGAPVTIGSGTSIAHRAIVHGPCRVDERVFIGFNSVLFNCHVQTGCVIRYNAVVDGVTLPKQTYIPSTERVGPDSDLTQYSRVDPASVQFSEEVANTNVKLVEGYQLLRNEF comes from the coding sequence ATGTTGCGTAAAAACCCTTCAGGCCATCTGCCGCAGGTCTCTCCCAAAGCGTACATCGACCCCACGGCGGTCATTTGTGGCCGGGTCATTATTCATGACTATGTTTATGTCGGGCCTTATGCGGTGATCCGCGCCGATGAGCTGAACGCCGAAGGGGACATGGATCCTATCGTGATCCATTCCCATTCGAATATTCAGGACGGGGTGGTTATTCACTCCAAAAGCGGGGCGCCGGTGACCATTGGCAGCGGCACGTCGATTGCGCACCGGGCTATCGTGCACGGCCCTTGCCGGGTCGACGAGCGGGTGTTTATCGGCTTTAACAGCGTGCTGTTTAACTGCCACGTACAAACCGGCTGCGTCATTCGCTACAACGCGGTGGTGGATGGGGTGACACTGCCGAAGCAAACCTATATTCCGTCCACCGAGCGCGTGGGGCCAGACTCTGATTTAACCCAATATTCCCGGGTTGACCCCGCTTCGGTGCAGTTTTCTGAAGAGGTGGCCAACACCAACGTCAAGCTGGTGGAAGGCTACCAGCTGCTGCGCAACGAGTTCTGA
- the tusE gene encoding sulfurtransferase TusE → MLTFEGREIETDADGYLKNSQEWSEPLAEEIAAKEGITLAVEHWEVVRFVREFYLEFNTSPAIRMLVKAMANKFGEEKGNSRYLYRLFPKGPAKQATKIAGLPKPVKCI, encoded by the coding sequence ATGTTGACCTTTGAAGGCAGAGAAATAGAGACAGATGCCGATGGCTACCTGAAAAATAGCCAGGAATGGAGCGAGCCGCTGGCGGAAGAGATTGCCGCCAAAGAAGGCATTACCCTGGCGGTAGAGCACTGGGAAGTGGTTCGTTTTGTGCGCGAATTTTACCTGGAGTTTAATACCTCCCCGGCCATTCGCATGCTGGTCAAGGCTATGGCAAACAAGTTCGGTGAAGAGAAAGGCAACAGCCGCTACCTTTATCGCCTGTTCCCGAAAGGCCCGGCCAAACAGGCCACAAAAATCGCTGGCCTGCCCAAACCGGTGAAGTGTATCTAG
- a CDS encoding ABC transporter ATP-binding protein — protein MLFSSAEPAPELSVSLRAIVRPQGTSWPVAINFQLRKGERLSVIGPNGSGKTSLLRALSQELRAEGEITLAGRPLNKLNPLLRAKLVAVMSQNDLPDLRLSIEDYVALGRLPFARDMPEPEHRCIVCGAMKEVGVLGLRHKSLACLSGGERQRAILARTLAQTSRLLLLDEPTNHLDLAAREELLALVKARGTTVIAVLHDLNLIEGFANKVLILSAGQQQAFNVPDAALNTETLRPVFGLDSFTVDHPGQQGRRVRFFEPSRPR, from the coding sequence ATGCTTTTTTCCTCCGCAGAGCCAGCACCCGAGCTTAGCGTTTCCCTGCGGGCGATTGTCCGTCCGCAGGGCACATCCTGGCCGGTGGCGATTAATTTTCAGCTGCGAAAAGGCGAGCGGCTCAGCGTGATTGGGCCAAACGGCAGCGGCAAAACGTCGCTGTTGCGGGCGCTGAGCCAGGAGCTAAGGGCCGAAGGGGAGATAACGCTTGCGGGCCGCCCTTTAAATAAGCTCAACCCACTGCTGCGGGCAAAGCTCGTGGCGGTCATGTCGCAAAACGATCTCCCAGATTTGCGTCTCTCCATTGAGGATTATGTCGCGTTAGGCAGGCTCCCGTTTGCCCGTGATATGCCCGAGCCAGAACACCGCTGCATTGTTTGTGGGGCGATGAAAGAGGTAGGGGTGCTCGGGCTGCGGCATAAATCGCTGGCCTGTCTGTCCGGCGGGGAAAGGCAGCGGGCGATTCTGGCGCGAACGCTGGCGCAGACTTCCCGGCTGCTGTTGCTGGATGAGCCGACTAACCATCTGGACCTGGCGGCACGGGAAGAGCTGCTGGCGCTGGTGAAAGCTCGTGGCACAACGGTTATCGCCGTCCTGCACGATCTCAACTTAATCGAAGGGTTTGCCAACAAAGTCCTTATTTTGTCGGCGGGGCAACAGCAGGCTTTTAACGTGCCCGATGCCGCGCTGAATACTGAAACCCTCCGCCCCGTTTTCGGCCTCGACAGCTTTACCGTTGACCATCCAGGTCAGCAAGGCAGGCGAGTCCGTTTCTTTGAACCTTCACGCCCACGGTAA
- the attM gene encoding AttM family quorum-quenching N-acyl homoserine lactonase — MTEIRFYLFQSGTQRCKYHDIRMNQGEGKHYEIPVPWFLLTHPQGHTIIDGGLAVEGLADPRTYWGETVEHYQPFMTEEQGCVAQLGALGIEPEDIRYVLLSHLHSDHTGAIGRFPNALHIVQRQEYDYAFQPDWFTAGAYCRKDFARPNLNWQLLDEDGFDLHGDGTLRCISTPGHSPGHQSFLVTLASGQAFTLAIDAAYTLDHFYDRALPGLMTSASEAARSVAKLRHLTECNGARLIPGHDPDAWPQFTLAPAWYE, encoded by the coding sequence ATGACAGAGATCAGGTTTTATCTTTTCCAGTCCGGCACTCAGCGCTGTAAGTATCACGATATCAGGATGAATCAGGGTGAAGGGAAACACTATGAAATCCCTGTCCCCTGGTTTCTTCTGACTCATCCTCAAGGCCACACGATTATTGACGGTGGGCTGGCGGTGGAAGGCCTGGCCGATCCTCGGACCTATTGGGGAGAGACGGTCGAACATTATCAGCCATTCATGACGGAAGAACAGGGATGCGTGGCGCAGCTGGGTGCGCTGGGCATTGAGCCGGAAGACATTCGCTATGTATTACTTTCTCACCTGCACTCTGACCACACCGGCGCGATTGGCCGCTTCCCCAATGCCTTACATATCGTGCAACGACAGGAATACGACTATGCCTTTCAGCCGGACTGGTTCACCGCAGGCGCCTATTGCCGCAAGGATTTTGCCCGCCCGAATCTGAACTGGCAGTTATTGGATGAGGACGGTTTTGATTTACACGGCGACGGAACGCTGCGCTGCATCTCAACGCCGGGGCACTCTCCAGGCCACCAGTCATTCCTGGTCACACTCGCCAGCGGCCAGGCCTTCACGCTGGCGATTGATGCGGCCTATACGTTGGATCATTTTTATGACCGTGCGCTTCCGGGCTTGATGACCTCGGCCAGCGAAGCGGCGCGTTCGGTGGCAAAATTGAGACACCTGACCGAGTGCAACGGGGCAAGGTTAATTCCTGGCCACGACCCCGACGCCTGGCCGCAGTTTACTCTGGCACCGGCGTGGTACGAGTAA
- a CDS encoding sensor histidine kinase translates to MKNKKSKSLLLWISIRIIVVAVSVLFFIVLAMWSIYAVQYYWVVHHMSPAAYQEFLTLRANPDLDIVRFHEIVDSRWGIEYSTPSISSLNWGWLFIFISMATPFVIVSCLRATRPLAAQFRSLTDVAEIVAQGDFNQQAKRVDECPAEVTRFASNFNKMISQLALYERELKAAHVAAAHELRSPLTAAMGRLQGMIDHVFPADEKQLNMVMTQLKNLSHLTDDLHFLSLASAGQLSLQHGVFSLSEVLNERIAWLKPQLEAAGMSVSVEVKDEFYYSGDEARLGQVFTIIIENMLRYCSRGDRMSIRFRHLKQGIEIQFLDTGPGVAGDYLPHIFERFTRGERSRARDSGGSGLGLSIAREICHAHRGDIRASLPAEGGLLMTINLPVLLSEDET, encoded by the coding sequence ATGAAAAACAAAAAGAGCAAATCACTCCTGCTGTGGATATCGATTCGTATCATCGTGGTGGCCGTCAGCGTACTGTTTTTCATCGTGCTGGCGATGTGGAGCATCTACGCGGTTCAGTATTACTGGGTGGTACATCATATGTCGCCTGCCGCTTACCAGGAGTTTTTAACGCTGCGGGCGAATCCTGACTTAGACATTGTCCGTTTTCATGAAATTGTGGACTCTCGCTGGGGAATTGAATACAGCACGCCTTCCATCAGCTCTCTCAACTGGGGATGGCTGTTTATCTTTATTTCTATGGCGACCCCGTTTGTGATCGTCAGCTGTTTACGAGCCACGCGTCCGCTTGCCGCACAGTTTCGCAGCCTGACGGACGTAGCGGAGATAGTGGCCCAGGGGGATTTCAATCAACAGGCAAAACGGGTGGATGAATGTCCGGCGGAGGTGACTCGCTTTGCCAGCAACTTCAATAAAATGATTAGCCAACTGGCGCTGTACGAACGCGAACTCAAGGCCGCGCACGTTGCGGCCGCACATGAACTGCGCTCACCGCTCACCGCCGCGATGGGGCGGCTGCAGGGCATGATCGACCATGTGTTTCCGGCAGATGAAAAACAGCTGAATATGGTGATGACGCAGCTCAAAAACCTCAGCCACCTGACCGATGATTTGCATTTCCTTTCCCTGGCGAGCGCGGGGCAACTCTCGCTCCAGCACGGTGTATTCTCGCTTTCTGAAGTCCTGAACGAGAGGATCGCATGGCTTAAACCCCAGCTGGAAGCGGCCGGAATGTCCGTCTCAGTTGAAGTGAAAGATGAATTCTATTATTCGGGAGATGAAGCCCGCCTGGGGCAGGTCTTTACCATCATCATTGAGAACATGCTTCGCTATTGCAGCAGAGGCGATCGCATGTCCATTCGCTTTCGCCATCTTAAGCAGGGTATTGAAATCCAGTTTCTTGATACCGGGCCCGGTGTCGCCGGGGATTATTTGCCTCATATTTTTGAGCGTTTCACCCGCGGGGAACGTTCGCGGGCAAGGGATTCCGGCGGCAGCGGGCTGGGGCTTTCTATCGCCAGAGAAATATGTCACGCGCACCGGGGGGATATCCGCGCCAGTTTGCCTGCCGAAGGCGGGTTGCTGATGACGATAAATTTGCCCGTGTTGCTCAGCGAAGATGAAACCTGA
- a CDS encoding LysR family transcriptional regulator, with protein MRIYVRVVERGSMSAAARDIGIGQPAVSERIERLEAHLGTRLLRRNTRRMSLTDSGALFYERSKVAISAADLALAVVDERTGLKGLIRIAAPYGAGEEVLMPALLRLRANHPDLNIELVLNDRVVDPVTEGVDISFRLGDPGEGDFVAYPLGNVRRVLVASPDYLARNGTPASPDDLIHHAFARVSGLFNDNRLPLISQHNQIVSTRLNVVFSANHWRPLYTFLMAGEALGVLQYQVCQPALKNDQLVALLPEYTVPPFSAFLLYPPINKASREVSACVAFLKGTLAEALQEIVV; from the coding sequence ATGCGAATTTATGTGCGGGTGGTGGAGCGGGGCAGTATGTCCGCCGCCGCGCGCGATATCGGCATCGGACAGCCGGCGGTGAGTGAGAGGATAGAGCGGCTGGAAGCTCATCTTGGCACCCGTCTGCTGCGGCGAAACACGCGTCGAATGTCCCTGACCGACAGCGGGGCGCTATTCTATGAACGCAGTAAAGTGGCGATCTCTGCGGCAGACCTTGCGCTGGCAGTTGTGGATGAGCGAACGGGACTAAAAGGGCTGATTCGCATCGCTGCACCTTATGGTGCGGGTGAAGAAGTCCTGATGCCAGCCTTGTTAAGGCTGAGAGCAAACCATCCCGATCTGAATATTGAACTGGTACTGAACGATCGTGTTGTCGATCCAGTGACGGAAGGCGTTGATATTTCGTTCAGGCTTGGTGATCCGGGTGAGGGCGATTTTGTGGCGTATCCACTGGGTAATGTGCGGCGGGTGCTGGTGGCTTCACCAGATTATCTGGCGCGAAACGGTACGCCAGCTTCCCCCGACGACCTGATTCACCATGCTTTTGCGCGGGTATCCGGCCTGTTTAACGACAACCGACTGCCGCTTATTTCGCAACATAACCAGATTGTTAGCACCCGGCTGAACGTGGTGTTCAGCGCCAATCACTGGCGGCCGCTCTACACGTTTCTGATGGCAGGTGAAGCGCTCGGCGTGTTGCAGTACCAAGTGTGTCAACCAGCGCTGAAAAACGACCAGCTTGTCGCGCTGCTGCCGGAATACACCGTACCGCCGTTTAGCGCATTTTTGCTGTATCCACCGATCAATAAAGCCTCCCGCGAAGTCAGCGCCTGCGTTGCTTTTTTGAAAGGGACACTCGCAGAAGCTTTACAAGAGATTGTGGTGTAA
- a CDS encoding helix-turn-helix domain-containing protein encodes MKISAKVIETITGWIDNNIHRRLRIEDVARYSGYSKWHFQRIFLYYKGESIGRYIRIRKLQLAAQDLKNTQERIVDISVKYGFDSQQSFNRLFTRSFKMSPGTYRKVKGVRG; translated from the coding sequence ATGAAAATTTCCGCCAAAGTCATAGAAACCATCACCGGCTGGATAGACAATAATATTCATCGTCGATTACGAATAGAGGATGTTGCTCGCTATTCTGGCTACTCTAAATGGCACTTCCAGAGAATTTTTTTATATTATAAAGGCGAAAGTATTGGCCGATACATCAGAATCAGAAAATTACAGCTGGCGGCACAAGATCTCAAAAACACTCAGGAGCGAATCGTCGATATTTCGGTAAAGTACGGCTTTGACTCACAGCAGAGCTTTAACCGGCTGTTTACCCGCAGCTTTAAGATGTCGCCAGGAACTTACAGGAAAGTTAAAGGTGTACGGGGATGA
- the folE2 gene encoding GTP cyclohydrolase FolE2, which translates to MTVTPMLCPKKLPDIQSLTSSEFDTALSWVGMEQIDLPVEVAGRPLTAKVSAGINLLSTPETEKGIHMSRLYLLLDALTQGEITPAVLRHLLGEFLVSHQRSSDRASVEITGELLLSRKSLTSNHFGWKAYPIRILAELGKAFAVTVRVGIPYSSTCPASAALSRNLAQQQFQRDFGSRHGGVSVEEMLAWLGEKGMPGTPHSQRSWAWVSCQLKPDVATLPFLAVIDRCEAALGTAVQTVVKRSDEQAFAHANGQNLMFCEDAARRLNKAMLDAPFSAAFALRVEHQESLHAHNAVARIHWTGNHHVA; encoded by the coding sequence ATGACAGTCACCCCAATGTTATGCCCCAAAAAGCTGCCTGATATTCAATCACTCACAAGCTCCGAATTCGATACGGCCCTGTCCTGGGTCGGCATGGAGCAAATCGATCTTCCGGTGGAAGTGGCGGGTCGCCCTCTGACGGCGAAAGTCAGCGCCGGCATCAACCTTCTCAGTACGCCGGAAACGGAAAAGGGCATTCATATGTCCCGGCTGTATCTGCTGCTGGATGCGCTAACTCAGGGCGAAATTACGCCTGCGGTATTGCGCCATTTACTGGGAGAGTTTTTGGTTTCTCATCAACGCAGTAGCGACCGCGCCAGCGTGGAAATCACCGGCGAACTTCTACTGTCCCGCAAATCTTTAACCTCAAACCACTTTGGCTGGAAGGCTTACCCCATCCGTATTCTGGCTGAGCTGGGGAAGGCTTTTGCCGTCACGGTCCGGGTGGGAATCCCATATTCCTCTACCTGTCCGGCCTCGGCGGCACTTAGCCGTAACCTCGCACAGCAGCAGTTTCAGCGGGACTTTGGCTCGCGACATGGTGGCGTGTCCGTCGAAGAAATGCTGGCCTGGCTGGGCGAGAAGGGCATGCCGGGCACGCCCCACAGCCAGAGAAGCTGGGCGTGGGTTAGCTGCCAGCTGAAGCCGGATGTTGCCACGCTGCCGTTTCTGGCGGTTATCGATCGCTGTGAGGCCGCGCTTGGGACGGCGGTGCAGACGGTGGTCAAACGCAGCGACGAGCAGGCCTTTGCCCATGCCAACGGCCAAAATTTGATGTTTTGCGAAGACGCTGCCCGCCGCCTGAACAAGGCGATGCTGGACGCGCCTTTTAGCGCCGCTTTTGCCCTCCGCGTTGAGCATCAGGAAAGCCTCCATGCGCACAACGCGGTGGCCCGTATTCACTGGACAGGAAATCACCATGTTGCGTAA
- a CDS encoding methylthioribulose 1-phosphate dehydratase, which produces MWQERLAQLVTTCHWIGAKGWAPATGGNMSIRQDAEWCWLSESGRDKGSLTSEDFLQVDIATNQAPSGRKSSAETGLHTLVYRLFPEANVVLHVHTVNATVLSRIEKGPALNISGYEMQKTLTGQQTHLDTVPIAIFDNDQDIDALAKRIEQHAEQTPLNYGFLLRGHGLTCWGKDVAEARRQLEGLEFLFECEMQRRLYERD; this is translated from the coding sequence ATGTGGCAAGAAAGGCTCGCGCAGTTGGTCACCACCTGTCATTGGATTGGCGCTAAAGGCTGGGCTCCGGCTACCGGCGGCAATATGTCCATTCGCCAGGATGCTGAGTGGTGCTGGCTAAGTGAATCCGGGCGCGACAAAGGCAGCCTCACCAGCGAGGATTTCCTGCAGGTAGACATTGCCACTAATCAGGCCCCGTCGGGGCGTAAATCCTCCGCCGAAACCGGGCTGCACACGCTGGTTTATCGTCTCTTCCCTGAGGCTAACGTCGTGCTTCACGTCCACACCGTGAACGCCACCGTGCTGTCACGAATTGAGAAAGGCCCGGCGCTAAACATCAGCGGCTATGAAATGCAAAAAACCCTGACCGGCCAGCAGACGCACCTTGATACGGTGCCCATTGCCATTTTTGATAACGATCAGGACATCGATGCGCTGGCAAAACGCATTGAACAGCATGCCGAACAGACTCCGCTTAATTATGGTTTCCTGCTGCGTGGTCACGGCCTGACCTGCTGGGGCAAAGACGTCGCCGAAGCGCGCCGCCAGCTTGAAGGGCTCGAATTCCTGTTTGAATGCGAAATGCAGCGTCGCCTTTACGAGCGCGATTAA
- a CDS encoding ABC transporter substrate-binding protein: MKANNNTFSKSLVALGLLSAISSAWAADVPPGTELAAKQELVRNNGSEPASLDPHKVESDVESNIIGDFFDGLIRVKNDGSIEPHLAEKWDNQDNKVWTFHLRPGIKWSNGEPITAQDVVWSWKRLVDPKTGSPYATYPGTMHIENANDIAEGKKPVDSLGVKALDANTVQVTLDQPTSAFLLMLGHTSMVPVSEAAVEKFGDKWTQPANFVSSGPYKLSQWVVNEKVVGERNKQYWDDAHTVINKVTYLPVASGTADINRYKAGEIDITYTVPETLFASLKKSIPDQVHITPYLSTYYYEFNTTKAPFNDPRVRLALNLALDKDIIAGKVLGQGQKPAWLVSQPKIGGITLKPAEYGSWSHDKRVAEAKKLLAEAGFNESHPLQFNLLYNTSESHQRIAIAASSMWKKNIGVEAKLQNQEWKTMLDTKRTGNYDLVRYGWIADYDDAATYLNNFRTGDSQNSSKYSNPAYDEIIAKASQATTQEERAKYYQQAEDILAKDVPTIPIYHYVKVQLVKPYVGGYAPSTLGKYLTQDLYIKKH, translated from the coding sequence ATGAAAGCAAACAACAACACATTTTCAAAATCATTGGTTGCTCTGGGTCTGCTCAGCGCTATTTCCAGCGCATGGGCAGCAGACGTTCCGCCAGGAACCGAGCTTGCAGCCAAACAGGAGCTGGTGCGTAACAACGGCAGTGAACCCGCATCGCTGGATCCCCACAAAGTGGAGAGCGACGTTGAAAGTAATATTATCGGCGACTTTTTTGACGGCCTGATTCGCGTCAAAAACGATGGCTCTATCGAACCTCATCTGGCTGAGAAATGGGATAACCAGGACAACAAAGTCTGGACGTTCCATCTGCGCCCAGGCATTAAATGGTCCAATGGTGAACCTATCACCGCGCAGGATGTGGTCTGGAGCTGGAAGCGTTTAGTCGATCCTAAAACGGGCTCCCCTTATGCAACTTATCCCGGCACAATGCACATCGAAAATGCCAATGACATTGCCGAAGGTAAAAAGCCGGTCGATAGTCTGGGCGTGAAGGCGCTGGATGCCAACACCGTTCAGGTGACGCTGGACCAGCCAACGTCGGCCTTCTTGCTGATGCTCGGCCATACGTCTATGGTACCGGTTAGCGAAGCTGCGGTAGAAAAATTTGGGGATAAATGGACCCAGCCGGCCAACTTCGTGAGCAGCGGCCCGTATAAACTGTCGCAGTGGGTGGTGAACGAAAAAGTCGTCGGCGAGCGTAATAAGCAGTACTGGGACGATGCTCATACGGTGATTAATAAGGTAACTTATCTGCCTGTGGCTTCTGGTACTGCAGATATTAACCGCTATAAAGCGGGTGAGATTGATATCACCTATACCGTGCCGGAAACGCTCTTTGCCTCACTGAAAAAATCGATTCCGGATCAGGTCCATATCACGCCTTATCTGTCCACTTACTATTATGAATTCAATACCACCAAAGCGCCGTTTAACGACCCACGCGTTCGCCTGGCGCTGAATCTGGCCCTGGATAAAGACATCATCGCCGGTAAGGTATTAGGGCAGGGGCAAAAGCCTGCGTGGCTGGTTAGCCAGCCTAAAATTGGCGGGATAACGCTTAAGCCTGCGGAATACGGCAGCTGGAGCCACGATAAGCGTGTCGCTGAGGCGAAGAAATTGCTGGCAGAGGCGGGCTTTAACGAATCTCATCCGCTGCAGTTCAACCTGCTTTATAACACCTCGGAATCTCACCAGCGTATTGCCATTGCTGCCAGTTCGATGTGGAAGAAGAACATCGGCGTTGAGGCGAAGCTCCAAAACCAGGAATGGAAGACCATGCTGGATACTAAACGTACCGGCAATTACGACCTGGTGCGTTACGGCTGGATTGCCGATTACGATGATGCGGCTACCTATCTGAACAACTTCCGCACTGGGGACAGCCAGAACAGTTCCAAATACAGCAATCCTGCTTACGATGAGATTATCGCCAAAGCTTCACAGGCCACCACCCAGGAAGAACGCGCGAAGTATTATCAGCAGGCCGAAGATATTCTGGCGAAAGACGTTCCGACCATCCCTATCTACCACTATGTGAAAGTTCAACTGGTGAAACCTTACGTTGGGGGGTATGCCCCAAGCACGCTAGGCAAGTATCTGACCCAGGATCTTTACATCAAAAAGCACTAA